From Girardinichthys multiradiatus isolate DD_20200921_A chromosome 3, DD_fGirMul_XY1, whole genome shotgun sequence, the proteins below share one genomic window:
- the ptpn3 gene encoding tyrosine-protein phosphatase non-receptor type 3 isoform X2 has translation MPKPDLLCLVQLLDGTIETFRVSKQDEGVVLLDLVFNHLGLQEKQLFSLQIRESSTAIASITANTLSPRWLEPEKPLKKQIKGLVPPFYLNFRVRFFISDPNSLQHEQTRHLYFLQIRSDIREGRLQCPLSAAVVLASYDVQSEMGDHCPSRQPGYLSKCHFIPEQDEDFLSKVEDLHPQHKGLKQSEAELCFLNTARTLELYGVELHAATDTNDTPLMVGLASSGVAMFCNMICSSFFPWGNIIKISYRRRRIVVHLKRKHGETQDCEVSLILPCPKSCKNLWRSCVDHHSFFSSSRSGRSPKYNNSTVKGYTKLITQHLGLSNSKTEDGPVCQRVVGGMVWNPVLRRSLSSEHLETKSLPSRSPPSTPNWRSPRVRHEIRKPRPSSVELSTDLKDMSEGEDVFYTYRTSVASSKESEGDTSPHYFAGSKNQGPGEGLLQPDDSIGEDDSPPHYNKDALGDGDLMLICITPDHDGKFGFNVKGGVDQKMPLAISHVKPDSPAGRSEPRLQEGDLVVLINGRDISEHTHDQVVMFIRASRESHSRQLALLIRRKGPGRVMPQLQLSFAALSLTIPAQENKPQSPGQLERVTTLGESMKQLERGIQSGTLSFHFENLYKRKPGLSLCCARQPENQEKNRYRDVLPYNDTRVVLQGKEDYINASHVTVAPPESDVCLRYIAAQGPLPQTCTHFWQTVWEQQTHTIIMLTTLTERGRTKCHQYWPHPPEVKNYGHLSVKCHSEECNLAYVTRQFTLRHNKLDEERAITHLQYVAWPDHGVPDDPSDFLLFIISVRERRKGKEPPLMVHCSAGIGRTGVLITMETALSLMDESRPVFPLDIVKTLRDQRAMMVQTTCQFQFVCEAILRVYNEKREKSKAP, from the exons ATGCCAAAGCCGGACCTGCTCTGCCTTGTTCAGCTGTTGGACGGCACCATTGAGACCTTCAGAGTCAGT AAGCAGGATGAAGGCGTGGTTCTGTTGGACCTGGTATTCAACCACCTGGGCCTGCAGGAGAAGCAGCTCTTCAGTCTGCAGATCAGAGAGTCGAGCACTGCCATCGCCTCCATCACAGCCAACACGCTCTCTCCT AGATGGTTGGAGCCAGAGAAGCCCTTGAAGAAGCAGATAAAAG GTCTCGTGCCCCCCTTTTATCTGAACTTCAGAGTACGATTCTTCATTTCTGATCCCAACTCTCTGCAGCACGAGCAGACCAG GCACCTGTACTTCCTCCAGATCAGGAGTGACATCAGGGAAGGACG GTTGCAGTGCCCGCTGAGTGCAGCTGTAGTGCTGGCTTCTTACGATGTGCAGT CGGAGATGGGGGATCATTGTCCGTCCAGACAGCCTGGGTACCTCTCGAAGTGCCACTTCATCCCCGAACAGGACGAAGACTTCCTTTCTAAAGTGGAAGATCTTCATCCGCAACACAA GGGGCTTAAACAGAGCGAGGCGGAGCTGTGTTTTCTCAACACTGCACGGACGCTGGAGCTGTATGGAGTGGAGTTACATGCTGCAACG gACACCAACGATACACCTCTAATGGTGGGTTTGGCTTCGAGTGGTGTCGCAATGTTTTGTAATATGATTTGCTCCAGTTTCTTCCCCTG GGGGAATATCATCAAGATATCTTATAGGAGGAGACGCATCGTTGTACACCTAAAACGTAAACAC GGGGAGACCCAAGACTGTGAGGTGTCTCTTATCCTGCCCTGCCCCAAGTCTTGTAAGAACTTATGGCGGTCCTGTGTCGATCACCACTCCTTCTTCTCCTCCAGCCGGAGTGGCAGGAGCCCCAAATACAACAACAGCACAGTTAAGGGGTACACAAAGCTGATAACACAGCACCTGGGCCTGAGCAACAGTAAAACTGAGGA TGGTCCGGTGTGCCAGAGGGTTGTTGGAGGAATGGTGTGGAACCCAGTTCTGCGTAGGTCTCTTTCATCAGAGCATCTCGAGACCAAGAGTCTTCCCTCCAGATCACCGCCATCAACCCCCAACTG GAGGAGTCCCCGCGTTCGCCATGAGATCAGAAAGCCTCGCCCATCATCGGTGGAGCTCAGCACGGACCTGAAAGACATGTCAGAGGGAGAGGATGTCTTCTACACATACAGGACCTCTGTGGCCAGCAGCAAGGAGAGTGAAGGAGACACTTCACCTCATTA CTTTGCTGGTTCTAAGAATCAAGGACCTGGCGAGGGTTTGTTGCAACCTGACGACAGCATAGGAGAAGACGACAGCCCGCCCCACTACAATAAA GATGCACTCGGTGACGGTGACCTGATGCTGATATGCATCACTCCAGACCACGATGGCAAATTTGGCTTCAATGTAAAG GGTGGAGTGGATCAAAAGATGCCTCTGGCCATATCACATGTTAAACCGGACTCCCCG GCAGGTCGATCTGAACCCAGACTGCAGGAGGGAGACCTGGTGGTACTCATCAACGGTCGGGACATTTCCGAGCACACGCACGACCAGGTCGTCATGTTCATACGAGCCAGCCGAGAGTCGCACTCCAGACAGCTGGCTCTGCTCATCAGACGTAAAG GGCCGGGCCGAGTCATgcctcagctgcagctgtctttCGCTGCCCTTTCGCTCACCATCCCTGCACAGGAAAACAAGCCTCAGTCACCAGGTCAGCTGGAGCGGGTCACCACGCTGGGGGAGTCAATGAAACAGCTAGAGAGAGGAATACAGTCAGGCACACTATCCTtccattttgag AATTTATACAAGAGGAAGCCTGGTTTGTCCCTGTGCTGTGCAAGGCAGCCCGAGAACCAGGAAAAGAACCGCTACAGAGACGTTTTGCCTT ACAATGACACCAGGGTGGTGCTGCAGGGGAAGGAAGACTACATCAATGCCAGCCATGTCACG GTGGCGCCTCCTGAGTCTGATGTGTGCTTACGTTACATTGCAGCTCAGGGTCCACTTCCACAGACCTGCACTCACTTTTGGCAAACTGTATGGGAGCAACAGACACACACCATCATCATGCTTACAACTCTAACAGAGAGGGGACGG ACTAAGTGCCACCAGTACTGGCCACATCCGCCGGAGGTGAAGAACTACGGCCACTTGTCTGTGAAGTGTCACTCTGAGGAGTGCAACCTGGCGTACGTGACGAGGCAGTTCACTCTGAGGCACAACAAG TTAGATGAGGAGCGTGCAATCACACACCTGCAGTATGTTGCGTGGCCAGACCACGGCGTACCCGACGACCCCTCGgacttcctgctcttcatcatcTCAGTAAGGGAGAGGAGGAAAGGCAAAGAGCCACCGCTGATGGTTCACTGCAG TGCTGGGATTGGGCGGACAGGTGTCCTGATCACCATGGAGACGGCACTGAGTCTGATGGACGAGAGTCGGCCGGTGTTCCCGCTGGACATTGTTAAAACGCTAAGAGACCAGCGAGCCATGATGGTTCAGACCACG tgTCAGTTCCAGTTTGTGTGTGAGGCCATTCTCCGAGTCTACAATGAAAAACGAGAGAAATCCAAAGCACCGTAG
- the ptpn3 gene encoding tyrosine-protein phosphatase non-receptor type 3 isoform X1 — protein MRTRVVLLLCSSPARSGGLPYRERARRRGGSARSHRSQGCETCPGYLPNSTWPIRRAPSRVPHSGHSEGYNLGLPLHHRESVLGARSTHLEIQDRTDKQDEGVVLLDLVFNHLGLQEKQLFSLQIRESSTAIASITANTLSPRWLEPEKPLKKQIKGLVPPFYLNFRVRFFISDPNSLQHEQTRHLYFLQIRSDIREGRLQCPLSAAVVLASYDVQSEMGDHCPSRQPGYLSKCHFIPEQDEDFLSKVEDLHPQHKGLKQSEAELCFLNTARTLELYGVELHAATDTNDTPLMVGLASSGVAMFCNMICSSFFPWGNIIKISYRRRRIVVHLKRKHGETQDCEVSLILPCPKSCKNLWRSCVDHHSFFSSSRSGRSPKYNNSTVKGYTKLITQHLGLSNSKTEDGPVCQRVVGGMVWNPVLRRSLSSEHLETKSLPSRSPPSTPNWRSPRVRHEIRKPRPSSVELSTDLKDMSEGEDVFYTYRTSVASSKESEGDTSPHYFAGSKNQGPGEGLLQPDDSIGEDDSPPHYNKDALGDGDLMLICITPDHDGKFGFNVKGGVDQKMPLAISHVKPDSPAGRSEPRLQEGDLVVLINGRDISEHTHDQVVMFIRASRESHSRQLALLIRRKGPGRVMPQLQLSFAALSLTIPAQENKPQSPGQLERVTTLGESMKQLERGIQSGTLSFHFENLYKRKPGLSLCCARQPENQEKNRYRDVLPYNDTRVVLQGKEDYINASHVTVAPPESDVCLRYIAAQGPLPQTCTHFWQTVWEQQTHTIIMLTTLTERGRTKCHQYWPHPPEVKNYGHLSVKCHSEECNLAYVTRQFTLRHNKLDEERAITHLQYVAWPDHGVPDDPSDFLLFIISVRERRKGKEPPLMVHCSAGIGRTGVLITMETALSLMDESRPVFPLDIVKTLRDQRAMMVQTTCQFQFVCEAILRVYNEKREKSKAP, from the exons ATGAGGACCAGGGTTGTTCTTCTGTTGTGTTCCTCTCCTGCGCGCTCTGGAGGCCTCCCGTACCGGGAGCGCGCCCGGCGCAGGGGCGGGTCCGCGCGGAGTCACCGCAGCCAGGGATGTGAAACTTGTCCCGGATATTTACCTAACTCTACCTGGCCTATCCGACGCGCCCCGTCCCGAGTTCCTCACAGCGGACACTCTGAAGGATATAACCTCGGTCTGCCGCTACACCACCGAG AAAGTGTGCTTGGAGCCAGATCAACCCACCTGGAAATTCAAGACAGGACAGAT AAGCAGGATGAAGGCGTGGTTCTGTTGGACCTGGTATTCAACCACCTGGGCCTGCAGGAGAAGCAGCTCTTCAGTCTGCAGATCAGAGAGTCGAGCACTGCCATCGCCTCCATCACAGCCAACACGCTCTCTCCT AGATGGTTGGAGCCAGAGAAGCCCTTGAAGAAGCAGATAAAAG GTCTCGTGCCCCCCTTTTATCTGAACTTCAGAGTACGATTCTTCATTTCTGATCCCAACTCTCTGCAGCACGAGCAGACCAG GCACCTGTACTTCCTCCAGATCAGGAGTGACATCAGGGAAGGACG GTTGCAGTGCCCGCTGAGTGCAGCTGTAGTGCTGGCTTCTTACGATGTGCAGT CGGAGATGGGGGATCATTGTCCGTCCAGACAGCCTGGGTACCTCTCGAAGTGCCACTTCATCCCCGAACAGGACGAAGACTTCCTTTCTAAAGTGGAAGATCTTCATCCGCAACACAA GGGGCTTAAACAGAGCGAGGCGGAGCTGTGTTTTCTCAACACTGCACGGACGCTGGAGCTGTATGGAGTGGAGTTACATGCTGCAACG gACACCAACGATACACCTCTAATGGTGGGTTTGGCTTCGAGTGGTGTCGCAATGTTTTGTAATATGATTTGCTCCAGTTTCTTCCCCTG GGGGAATATCATCAAGATATCTTATAGGAGGAGACGCATCGTTGTACACCTAAAACGTAAACAC GGGGAGACCCAAGACTGTGAGGTGTCTCTTATCCTGCCCTGCCCCAAGTCTTGTAAGAACTTATGGCGGTCCTGTGTCGATCACCACTCCTTCTTCTCCTCCAGCCGGAGTGGCAGGAGCCCCAAATACAACAACAGCACAGTTAAGGGGTACACAAAGCTGATAACACAGCACCTGGGCCTGAGCAACAGTAAAACTGAGGA TGGTCCGGTGTGCCAGAGGGTTGTTGGAGGAATGGTGTGGAACCCAGTTCTGCGTAGGTCTCTTTCATCAGAGCATCTCGAGACCAAGAGTCTTCCCTCCAGATCACCGCCATCAACCCCCAACTG GAGGAGTCCCCGCGTTCGCCATGAGATCAGAAAGCCTCGCCCATCATCGGTGGAGCTCAGCACGGACCTGAAAGACATGTCAGAGGGAGAGGATGTCTTCTACACATACAGGACCTCTGTGGCCAGCAGCAAGGAGAGTGAAGGAGACACTTCACCTCATTA CTTTGCTGGTTCTAAGAATCAAGGACCTGGCGAGGGTTTGTTGCAACCTGACGACAGCATAGGAGAAGACGACAGCCCGCCCCACTACAATAAA GATGCACTCGGTGACGGTGACCTGATGCTGATATGCATCACTCCAGACCACGATGGCAAATTTGGCTTCAATGTAAAG GGTGGAGTGGATCAAAAGATGCCTCTGGCCATATCACATGTTAAACCGGACTCCCCG GCAGGTCGATCTGAACCCAGACTGCAGGAGGGAGACCTGGTGGTACTCATCAACGGTCGGGACATTTCCGAGCACACGCACGACCAGGTCGTCATGTTCATACGAGCCAGCCGAGAGTCGCACTCCAGACAGCTGGCTCTGCTCATCAGACGTAAAG GGCCGGGCCGAGTCATgcctcagctgcagctgtctttCGCTGCCCTTTCGCTCACCATCCCTGCACAGGAAAACAAGCCTCAGTCACCAGGTCAGCTGGAGCGGGTCACCACGCTGGGGGAGTCAATGAAACAGCTAGAGAGAGGAATACAGTCAGGCACACTATCCTtccattttgag AATTTATACAAGAGGAAGCCTGGTTTGTCCCTGTGCTGTGCAAGGCAGCCCGAGAACCAGGAAAAGAACCGCTACAGAGACGTTTTGCCTT ACAATGACACCAGGGTGGTGCTGCAGGGGAAGGAAGACTACATCAATGCCAGCCATGTCACG GTGGCGCCTCCTGAGTCTGATGTGTGCTTACGTTACATTGCAGCTCAGGGTCCACTTCCACAGACCTGCACTCACTTTTGGCAAACTGTATGGGAGCAACAGACACACACCATCATCATGCTTACAACTCTAACAGAGAGGGGACGG ACTAAGTGCCACCAGTACTGGCCACATCCGCCGGAGGTGAAGAACTACGGCCACTTGTCTGTGAAGTGTCACTCTGAGGAGTGCAACCTGGCGTACGTGACGAGGCAGTTCACTCTGAGGCACAACAAG TTAGATGAGGAGCGTGCAATCACACACCTGCAGTATGTTGCGTGGCCAGACCACGGCGTACCCGACGACCCCTCGgacttcctgctcttcatcatcTCAGTAAGGGAGAGGAGGAAAGGCAAAGAGCCACCGCTGATGGTTCACTGCAG TGCTGGGATTGGGCGGACAGGTGTCCTGATCACCATGGAGACGGCACTGAGTCTGATGGACGAGAGTCGGCCGGTGTTCCCGCTGGACATTGTTAAAACGCTAAGAGACCAGCGAGCCATGATGGTTCAGACCACG tgTCAGTTCCAGTTTGTGTGTGAGGCCATTCTCCGAGTCTACAATGAAAAACGAGAGAAATCCAAAGCACCGTAG